In Brachypodium distachyon strain Bd21 chromosome 2, Brachypodium_distachyon_v3.0, whole genome shotgun sequence, one genomic interval encodes:
- the LOC100829788 gene encoding putative F-box/LRR-repeat protein 23, translated as MASSPSRRRRRIRRGEVAVSSPDWADLPIDALLSVLHKLDPIELLVGGAGRVCRSWRRAARDEPVLWRRIDMRVHKEHPCRYGIAKEAVRRGAGRCEAFWGERVIDDDFLLFLAERAPSLKSLRLISSNHISNEGFLEAINKFPMLEELEISLCKNVFGKVYEVIGIACPHLTHFRVSYPYFYSIEDIEYNKNEEALGIATMFVLRSLQLFGCELTNVGLAKILDNCAHLEHLDIRHCFNIHMDTSLRAKCARIKTLKLPYDSTDDYEFQIGNSVRTRSRRTRRDYAEILMEFPT; from the exons ATGGCCTCCAGCccctcccgccggcgccgccggatccgccgTGGCGAAGTGGCGGTGTCGTCCCCAGACTGGGCAGATCTTCCTATCGACGCGCTGCTGTCCGTGCTCCACAAGCTGGACCCCATCGAGCTCCTTGTGGGTGGCGCGGGGCGGGTGTGCCGCTCctggcgccgcgccgcgcgtgATGAGCCCGTGCTCTGGCGCCGAATCGACATGCGCGTCCACAAAGAACATCCCTGTCGCTATGGCATAGCGAAGGAGGCCGTCCGGCGAGGGGCGGGGCGATGTGAGGCCTTCTGGGGCGAACGCGTTATCGATGACGACTTCCTCCTATTTCTCGCCGAGCG GGCACCATCCCTCAAGAGCCTTCGCCTCATATCTTCAAACCACATCAGTAACGAAGGTTTCTTGGAGGCAATTAATAAGTTTCCTATGCTTGAGGAGCTTGAGATTTCGCTTTGTAAAAATGTTTTCGGAAAGGTCTATGAGGTTATTGGCATAGCATGCCCACACCTCACACATTTCAGAGTGAGCTATCCTTACTTCTATAGCATTGAGGATATCGAATACAATAAGAATGAGGAAGCTCTAGGGATTGCAACAATGTTTGTGCTACGCTCCCTTCAACTCTTTGGCTGCGAGCTCACCAACGTAGGATTGGCAAAAATCCTAGATAACTGTGCTCACTTGGAGCATCTGGACATTCGCCATTGTTTCAATATCCACATGGATACCAGTCTGCGTGCGAAGTGTGCTAGAATAAAGACATTGAAGCTTCCTTATGACTCAACTGATGACTATGAGTTTCAAATTGGAAACTCAGTTCGAACACGCTCAAGGAGAACTCGGCGAGATTATGCAGAAATCTTAATGGAATTCCCAACTTAG
- the LOC100843459 gene encoding protein trichome birefringence-like 26 yields MSVSPSHDHPRDIGSCRLHPLSAPRDAARTPTGSRAALDPTTPMGSGSSWSQWQWPFSAGHCKGGGGGWGLGGPLVAKAIGWILFVGVSFRVLCSFSPSSSSLSPKIKEGKCNLFNGEWIPNPSGPAYTNASCRFIDDHQNCMMNGRPDIGYLHWRWKPYECGLPPFDEVRFLGAMRNKAWGLIGDSILRNQVQSLICLLSKADEPVEVYHDKEFKNRRWHFQSYNFTVSILWAPFLVKSELFENENGDTTSEIQLHIDMLDPMWTSQYESFDYVVIAGGQWFLKTAVYWEKGTVIGCHHCQDKNLTELGFEHLYRRTFQELFRFISLADHKPVVLFRTWAPDHFENGEWSSGGTCKRVLPYKNGEYSGKGMEHVMRAIELEEFNKAIAAANSSGDVVRLKLLDTYSLSSMRPDGHVGPYRMPYPFAEGNEDAASVQNDCLHWCVPGPIDAWNDLIMKMVLN; encoded by the exons ATGTCGGTGTCGCCGTCCCACGACCATCCACGAGATATCGGGAGTTGTCGCCTTCACCCTCTCTCGGCACCACGCGACGCTGCTCGCACGCCCACCGGATCTCGAGCTGCGCTGGATCCTACCACCCCCATGGGCTCGGGTTCGAGCTGGTCGCAATGGCAGTGGCCTTTCTCTGCAGGACACTGCaagggcggcggagggggatGGGGACTGGGAGGGCCCCTGGTGGCGAAGGCCATCGGGTGGATCCTCTTCGTCGGCGTCTCCTTCCGTGTGCTCTGCTccttctccccctcctcaTCGTCCCTGTCGCCGAAGATTAAGGAAG GAAAATGCAACCTCTTCAATGGGGAATGGATACCAAATCCCTCTGGCCCAGCCTATACGAATGCAAGCTGTCGATTTATTGATGATCACCAGAACTGCATGATGAATGGTAGACCAGACATCGGATATCTTCACTGGAGGTGGAAACCTTATGAATGTGGTTTGCCACCATTTGATGAAGTGAGATTTCTAGGTGCTATGAGGAACAAAGCATGGGGCCTAATTGGTGACTCCATTCTTCGTAACCAAGTGCAGTCATTGATTTGCCTTCTGTCTAAG GCTGACGAACCTGTGGAGGTCTACCACGATAAGGAATTCAAAAATAGGAGATGGCACTTCCAATCATACAATTTCACTGTGTCTATCCTTTGGGCTCCCTTCCTTGTCAAATCGGAGCTTTTTGAAAATGAGAACGGCGACACCACCTCTGAAATCCAGCTTCACATTGACATGCTTGACCCAATGTGGACAAGTCAGTATGAGAGCTTTGACTATGTTGTCATTGCTGGTGGACAGTGGTTTCTTAAGACTGCGGTGTACTGGGAGAAGGGCACGGTGATAGGCTGTCATCATTGTCAGGACAAGAACCTAACCGAACTTGGCTTCGAGCACCTGTATCGCAGGACTTTCCAGGAGCTTTTCAGGTTCATCTCCTTGGCAGACCACAAGCCAGTTGTTCTCTTCAGGACTTGGGCACCTGATCACTTCGAGAACGGTGAATGGTCCAGTGGTGGAACTTGTAAAAGGGTGTTGCCTTACAAGAATGGAGAGTACAGTGGGAAAGGCATGGAACATGTCATGAGGGCGATTGAACTTGAAGAGTTCAACAAGGCCATAGCGGCGGCAAATAGTTCAGGGGATGTGGTGAGATTGAAGCTATTGGATACTTATAGCCTTTCGTCCATGAGACCTGACGGCCATGTTGGGCCTTACAGGATGCCCTATCCATTTGCAGAGGGCAACGAGGATGCCGCGTCAGTTCAGAACGATTGCCTGCATTGGTGTGTGCCAGGCCCCATCGATGCCTGGAACGATCTGATTATGAAGATGGTACTGAACTGA